One Perca flavescens isolate YP-PL-M2 chromosome 9, PFLA_1.0, whole genome shotgun sequence genomic window carries:
- the LOC114561632 gene encoding L-selectin, producing MYSSSLAVTTLGWTYHYSQKTMNWTQARRWCQTDYTDMVVIQNQTENNYLVSKLPNRTRSPYYWIGITKNHMNENWTWIGNNSTWVGEQSWAVNEPNNNHSNEFCVEIYVNTGPNRGKWNDEKCALQKYAVCYKAQCNATSCGRGRCQEMIENITCLCEPGFKGDRCQTGEELAL from the exons ATGTACA GTAGCTCCTTGGCTGTGACTACCTTGGGCTGGACATATCATTACTCACAAAAAACCATGAACTGGACCCAGGCCCGACGTTGGTGCCAAACCGATTACACAGACATGGTGGTTATCCAAAACCAGACAGAGAACAACTATCTGGTCTCCAAGCTGCCAAACAGAACTAGGAGTCCATATTATTGGATTGGAATCACTAAAAACCACATGAATGAAAATTGGACCTGGATTGGGAATAACAGCACGTGGGTTGGTGAGCAGTCATGGGCAGTAAACGAGCCCAATAACAACCACAGCAATGAGTTTTGTGTGGAGATCTATGTGAACACAGGACCAAACCGAGGGAAGTGGAATGATGAGAAATGCGCCCTACAAAAATACGCTGTTTGTTATAAAG CCCAATGTAATGCAACATCATGTGGCAGAGGAAGATGCCAGGAGATGATAGAAAACATAACCTGCCTCTGTGAACCTGGCTTTAAGGGAGATAGATGCCAAACAGGTGAGGAGTTAGCTCTCTGA